In the genome of Xiphias gladius isolate SHS-SW01 ecotype Sanya breed wild chromosome 18, ASM1685928v1, whole genome shotgun sequence, the window cCACTTGCCGGCGTCCACTAGAGGAGGTaaagttgttgacaaatacattaataaacatttacatctgAGTGCCACTACATCATAGCGTAGAGCTGCAGTAATTAGtcatttattgattaattaatcagcagaaaattgatcagaaaatatttcagaCGATTGAAGACGTCACCCTGTGGCTCTGGGAATttttgatggctttttttttttttttttttttaaggttttctgatattttatggaCAAAGGACTGATCAATTAATATGGCAGAGAAAAATTGCAGTTCCTCGCATTGGAGAAGCTGCTGCCAGAGAACGTCCGGAGTGACTCcttaaaatgactaaaaaccaTGAATCGATTGTCAAAATAGTCGACGATTAAGTTTCTGTTGcctgactaaatgattaatcgactCATCTTTGCAGatgtaaactgaacatctgcTGGTTGGACCCAAAGATAAATTGGttcactgtgaaaataaaataatctcattAATCGCTAATGAAAAATACTCATTAGCTACACCTCTGCTTGTCATTTCCCAACTCCACGCTGAAATCctcatacatttaattttaatgttttagtaACAGATTCTTAATTTGATGGTAGAAAGatgaagttaaataaataaataaaggatatATCTCTAACAACTGTGAATCTTGTCTGGTTCCTCTGCTGTCCGTCATACTGGGGCATCTGTTTTGTACCTAAAGTGTTGGACCCACGCCGATTTCCATCATCAAatattttgagtaaaaaaatatatattgatatcTGTAACTAAAGACTATTTTCTTAGCAGTAAACAAAACAGGCTTTCAGGGCTCCGTTGCCAAGACACTGGTGTAACAGTTGAATTTAGACTTTGAACGCGATTTTAACTTGTAAACcggaaataaaaaggaataaaaccTCCTGAAACATGAGTTTGTCACCTGAGCTGACCTTGGCGAGCAGCAGAGCCGCTGCGATTGGACAACATCCCCTCATGTTTATCCTGATGATCAGCCTATAAGGAGATGGGGCGTTTCCGGACAGCTCGCGGCGATTGGTCAGATCAGAGACGCGGGGGCGGGGCTTATCCCGGCCCCCACCCCCACACGCTGTGACCGAAGAGGCGTGAAATGACAGAGCTCTCACACTGACTGCAATTGCGGATACCAGCCGCTCATCAATCGTGAGGGATACCCGGATTTAACGTTAGTCATCGTTATACTATAACCGCTCGACACTAGAAGACCCACTGAACTTACAATTAAAGCTGCAGCGATTAGTTGAtcaagacagaaaattaattattgaCTATTTGATCAATGatcattttggtctttttttttttttttggtcaaatattAGTTTTTctctagcttctcaaatatgaggctTTAATGCTTCTTTTTCACACATGATaataaactgattatttttttgggttttggactgtcggcGAAACGGGACGCCGGGAGATGCAACCTCGGTCCGTGGGACATTATTACACCGCTTACCGTCATCATATGGACAAACCGATGAATCGAATAAACGATCGGCAGATCAatcaatgataaaaacaaaaattagaaaaataaaaatccccgGTTACAGCCCCAGATACAAATTATGCATGAATGTTACAGGTGAACATACAGATTGTGTAACAACGAACATATCATCAAAAGCAAATGTGAATATAAGCAGGCTGTATATACTGGGTAGACATGTCTCCATGTACAAGACCACCCACTGTATGTACGTCCTCGTTTCCAGTAACAGTTTGACGTCCGTCTCTGTTTCGCATGTCGATGTCCATTGTTGTTTCTAAACGTGCTTTTTACATGGTTAGGGGGGGGCACGTGCCCCCATCCCGCGTGGGATCACCACACGCCACTGTGACACAAAACACGCGTGTCCCCGCGAGGCATgtgctaaaaacaaacacattccaCTTTCCTTTCCATTTCCGCTCTTATGTACGCAAGAGTTATCCATGAATGTTCGCCTGTCTTCGGTCATACGTGTTGGATCTGTGTGCGAGTACACCGAGAGCCGCCAGAAGGTCAAAAGTCAAATCCCtcgtgtgtgtgtaaacacattCGACTAATGGAGGTGATATTGTCAcaccctctctctgttttgacaaaataaataaaaagctggCCACAAGCAGTGATgggaatttaatttaatttaacgcAGTTACGCGACtgctgtatttaagtacaattttgaggcgCTCGTACCCCGCTTGAGTATCTCCATTTCGTGCAACCTATCGTACTACATTTCCTTTACAGCAATAGAGACAGTCAGTAGCGACTTTGCAGACCCCACGAGGAACGTCTCGTGAGATCACAGAtaccatggaaaaaaaatacctcagatcctttactcaaaAATACGCCATTACAAGTAAGAGTCACGAAGTGTAAATATTCTTATGCCAAGTAAAAATTTTATGAGCGAAACTTAGCACTTTAAACTGCCACGATGCAGACCCATGTGTTATATTGTTACGTTATActattatactgtacatcatatTATTGGATTATCATTATCGGTGTATTCATGTATCAGTAGCAAATAGGGAATATtcggcatttttgcttttatgttaatgaattaaaaagaattGTGGTTGATCAAATAGTTCCCAATTTATTCTCTGTTGATCGATTAATAAACTAATTGTCTCTGCTCTGAACAAAATGCAATCTTGATAATTTTCCCACTCTTAACTTTGGCTTTATAGATAAAACCAGTGGCTCAGTTTACTGTTTGACCTCCTTTGTGCATCTTTATCcgtaacattagcattaatgaATATGACATTTAGCCAGTGGATTCAAATACAGTGAAGTATAATACAactgaaaaggtttttgttaTCGTCCAGGgcgaaaaacaaaacaaaacaaaacataaaatgttgaTCAATTTATCAGTTGATCACAAATAAGGTTTGTGATCGATAAAGACACGATTCTATAAGCGTCTCACAAAACGCCGggaccaaaataaataaaaagctggCCACAAGCAGTGATGggaatgaatttaatttaacgCAGTTACGCGATTGCTGCATGGCATAGATTTTGAGGCTTGCATTCTTGAGAGCCTCCATTTATCAAACTCTATCgcattacatttcttttacatATAGCGAAAGGACAGTCAGAAGTATTTTAATCGCAATCAGTAGCGATTTTGTATGACCCCACGAGGAACGCCTCGCGGAGATCACAGAtaccatggaaaaaaaatacctcagatcctttactcaaaAACGCCGCCACAAGTAAGAGTCACTTGCATGCATTACAAGTAGAGTCAGAACGCCATTACAAATAAGAGCCGTTTAGTGTAAATATTCTTATGCCAAGTAAAAATTTTATGAGCGAAATTTAGCACTTTAAACTGCCACGATGCAGACCCATGTGTTATATTGTTACGTTATactattatactgtacattatattattggattattatgaTCGGTGCATTCATGTATCAGTAGCAAATAgggaatatttggcatttttgcttttatgttaTTGAATTAAAAAGAATTGTGGTTGATCAAATATTTGCCAATTTATTCTCTGTTGATCGATTAATAAACTAATTGTCTCTGCTCTGAACAAAATGCAATCTTGATAATTTTCCCACTCTTAACTTTGGCTTTATAGATAAAACCAGTGGCTCAGTTTACTGTTTGACCTCCTTTGTGCATCTTTATCCGTAACATTAGCATGAATGAATATGACATTTAGCCAGTGGATTAAAATACAGTGAAGTATAATACAactgaaaaggtttttgttaTCGTCCAGGgcgaaaaacaaaacaaaacaaaacatgaaatgttgatCAATTTATCAGTTGATCACAAATAAGGTTTGTGATCGATAAAGACACGATTCTATAAGCGTCTCACAAAACGCCGGgaccaaaataaaagtcagttcACGTCCATATTTTtcttggattttaaaaaatattttatttaataagtTAAATACGTTATATGTTTAAAAGAAACGTCGTTAGTGTCGTTGGTTGGTAAATAACGACCGGGTAGGAGCCGTTGGCGTTTTACGTCAACCGGCGACTCCTCTCGAGCCCACGCGATCTTTGGTGCGACGTCACTGCCGTCTGCCCGAACAAACATGGCGAACATTCGGTGCGTCAAGGTGAGGAGAGAAATTAAGTTAATTCTGTCGGCGCCGCAACGCTCGCATTATTCACCCCGAGACCATGCGATGTGCGGGACGTGTAACGGGCCGGTGCGGTGATGCGTGGGGTTCGTTTCCCCCCCTTCCCGCTAGGCCGCTTTCCCCTGTGGTTCAGAGGTTTTTAGCGACCGTGTTGGGAATCGGTGAGTCCTCACAGCGTCCTCCGTCGTGCGCTTGACAACGGGGGGGAGCAAGAGTTTATTATTTAAAGGGTCGGTCcgctcaaataaaaaaaaaacaccggtGTTTGTCACTCAGGTTTAATTCTACCCAGCCCCGCAGATTGTTCTGGTTTTAGCCGCGCTGGTTTCCGAGACTGCCCTCTCCGAAACCTTAGCCCGGCGCCGGGCTCAGACTACACGACGTCAGTCCGACATCAGCCCGGCCCGACAGAAACCGTCGCATCGAAACCGGGCATCGGGCGCGATAATATACTGACGATTCCGCGTGGTGTATCGGAACGGACGATAACTGACGCCACTTCTGCGACCCAACAGAAAGAcgagcgtttttttttttttttttgctttttctccacGTTTTCTTCAACGCTTTCCAGGCTGTTGACCAATAGGAGCACAGAGCGCCATTCCGTGCACACCTGCAAGCGTGGCGAAGCGATGTCGTTGGTGCCGCTAGGTGGTACTGTTCAACACAGGAATAGTTCGGGGAACTATGGCAACAGCAcagctggcttttttttttttttttttttgggtcgcttttttgtttttagacgGCCAGTATCGCACCGCTTCGAACGCCATCCTTCCTTTATTGTTGTTCCCTGGCAACTGCCTCCTGATAACATCACGCGGGTTGTTGAAAGACGGCCCGCTGTGATTGGTCCGGGACCGACACGCAGCCCGTCGCGTCGCACGGCCAAGCTACGACAAGAGTTTGTGACTCTAAAGTCGCCTCGTCCGACACAGTGACCATCTAATCGGACAGAAACCGCGTGTGGTCCGAACCCAGCATAACACAACAGAGATGACTGGAGTCCTTGTGTCCCGGCTGTTCTGGAGGTTTCCTCCcctgcattttaaattaatcaGACCAGTTTTGATGTCTCCTTTCACCCGTCTTTATCAGTGACCcgtgtttttcctgctgctttttccttactttttttaaatgtatttattttcttaactcTCCCGCACTTCCTCTCTTCCCGTTCCACCCTCCTCCCCCCCGTCGTCCGTCCCTATCCATGTGTGCGTGTTGAGTAGGGTATGGTCGGCCTGGTGACGGGCGGTGCTTCTGGTCTGGGCCGGGCCACCGTGGAGCGCCTGGTGCAGAGCGGAGCGTCCGCCGTGATCCTGGACCTGCCCTCCTCCGATGGACGAGCTCTGGCAGCCAGTCTGGGAGACCGCTGTGCCTTCGCTCCTGCAGACGTGAGTCCAAAAAACTCGGGAGACGCCGTAGACCTGGGGGCGCACGTTCACTGATACAAAATCCACACGTGTGTACATTTCTGCACAAAGAGCTGTGAAAACCTCTGGTCATTTTAAAGCCAACAGTCCGCGAAAAGCGCAGGTCTTACTAAACTAAACGGTAGCGATGGCTCAGTTTTATTTAAGTGTCCCAGGGAGGCACGGCAGTGTGACAGAGAGCCAGCGCGCACAAAACCCcgggaccctgaaactgaagcagccaAATGGAATTAATCATCGATTAGTCATCATTAGTTTTTATTACTTATAGCCGTGTGTTCCCATCTGTGACGGCTCTTCTGTCAAAAAAGGCCCGTGTGAAGGGGGTCGCTTGTAGGGTTTTCCagatcaaggtttttttttccggcCCTGATCCGAGTCCGATCCAATGATTTAATCTGCTTAACTTTTGATTACATACGCTTCTGACACATTGAAACAAACGGCCGTTGACAAATAGACGACGCGccttatttttcacaagctCGTCGATCCAAATCCCGGAGGTTCTGATTCAAAACTGTTCGTTTTATAGTCTCAAATTACTGATATGATATGGTGGAGAGCTTGACCGGGAGAATGCTGCCCCTGAAGTTGATGTGACGTGACCCGATGGTGAGAGGACGCATCCCCGCGTTGGTTGTGGTCGAGCAGTGGCGCTGCAGAGTGGAGCCTCTTCCGCTCGCAAATTGATCTTTGGCCCAGTACGGCCGCGTAAACCCGGCAACGGACACGTTTCGTTTTGGTCCCTCGTGAACTCACTCTTGGAATTAATGTCagttaattataaaaaaaaaaaaaaatcaatctaagCAGGTTCAAGGGGAACATGAAATCCAGACCGAGGCCGCAGCTGTAACTGCAGGTGTAATATACTCTCAGCTCAGTAGATGGCGCACTCACATCATCCATCGCTGTCACCACACCGCAAGTTCTGCCCCCGTCCGTTACTCTTTACTTATGCCAGACCCGTCTCTAGTTCCCTGCCTGCAGTCGTCGGCGCATTTACGCACGTGTCCATGACAGCATCGATCTCATCGCCCAGGGAAACGCGGTAGCGCGATGTTTGGAAACGGTCCTCGGGACTAACCTTGTCGTTTCCCAGGTTACGTCGGAGGCGGAGGTGCAGTCAGCGGTGTCCCTGGCCAGAGAGCAGTTCGGGAAGCTGGACCTGGTGGTTAATTGCGCCGGCATTGCCGTGGCCGTCAAAACCTACAACTTTAAGAAGGACCTTCCTCACAGCCTGGAGGACTTCCAGCGTGTCATCAACGTAGGACCCGCAGAGACGTTTACGCagacagggaaagaaaagaaataccaGTCCCAGCTCGTCAGTCGTGTGTGTGACTTTTCTTTGTGCCCCCCCCCGCAGGTGAATATTGCAGGAACCTTTAACGTGATCCGCCTCGCTGTGGGTGAGATGGGGAAGAACGAGCCGGATGCAGATGGACACAGAGGCGCCATCATTAACACAGCCAGCGTGGCAGCCTTCGACGGACAGgtcatttaaaacacacacacacacacacacggacattAACGAAAATCAACTGTGTTTATTGGctttttcgtttttttaaaattaaaaaatctgtgCCTCTGTCCTCGCTCTAGGTCGGCCAAGCGGCTTATTCGGCTTCTAAAGGCGGCATCGTCGGAATGACCCTCCCCATCGCCCGAGACCTGGCCCCCATGGGCATCAGAGTCGTCACCATAGCGCCCGGTTAGTGAAAATGAGCAGTTTAACCGGTGGGCGTTAGGGGGGGACGGTAGGCGGATTTTGTTGCCTCGGGACAGAGTCGGGGGGTCCGGTTGTAGGCTCGCGTTTACCGTACATGGCGTGAGGGTGGCGTCGATCCTCTCGTCCAACTCTTGGCAAGAGAGTGAATAAGCGaatttctcaaaaatgtcaGACTACTCCTTTCAAAGATAAGTCATTAATACTGCATACACTTTAATTATTAACGAAggttaaatcatttttaaactgCCCGTCACTGAAGATTTTAGCAAACGTTGCTCAGACCGGAGAACACGGGGCATTTGTTGAAGGACTGAGtgatacacttttttttttttttgaataacaTATACAAGgctttggacacacacacaatacttgttagtagatCAGTTacttgttggttttggtcttttcctgAGATTTTTCTTGACGATAAGAAGAGTATGGAACATCTCTGTGTCATAGCACCTGACGGCGTAACATCAGCCGCTGTGGGCTGTAATGTTCTCTAGTCTAACGTCTCGGCGACTGTCGTCCCGCCGACCGCTTCGCATGTCAGCCATTCACCGCTGTGCTTGACGAAGGTGTTTTATTAGCATCTAACTCTGTGTAGCCTGAGACATTCCCCCCGTGGCAGCGCTTCACTGACAGACGTGTTATCAACATGGTCTGATTGTTTTGTGTCCACTAATGCGACTGCTGACTCTGCTAAATTCTTctatttactctttttttttgaatgaaacttTCCCACAAACGATGAAGATCTGCAGGGTGAAATTCTTTGTATTTGTACGTCAGTTCTTACGGGTGCTGATTATGCTAGTGATCAAATCTCACACTTCCTCATGAACAGTGCTGTTTTTATCCTCAGCCTCATCTCCCCATGCTAAACTGCCGTGGCGGTGCCCTGCTGGATCGACAGCTTCATCTGAATGATGACCACTTCAGTCCACTTTTTGAGAGTTTGAGGATTTTGACAAAAATTTAACGTGAacttaaattcttttttttacccgGTTAAGCCGTCCCTCagttttctgccacttatctgGGTCTAGGTCATCGTATTTAGGTATTGATATATGGCGCTGGAACAGTACAGCCAAGAATGTGATATAAATTTCATTAAATTCCTGTATTTCTGACCAGTATAACCATGAAACAGGTATAAAACGGTCTTAGAAAGTCTTGAGTTTAACTTGTTAAACCCTGTAGAAACCACGCGTGACTTCACTTTGGACTGTGATGTTTCCTTTTCCGCCTAAATCGTTCTTCTTCTTcgtcgtcttcctcctcctccaggtctgttctccactcctctcctgGCTGGCCTTCCAGAGAAGGTGCGCTCCTTTCTCGCCCGCCAGGTGCCCTTCCCCTCGCGCCTGGGAGACCCCGCTGA includes:
- the hsd17b10 gene encoding 3-hydroxyacyl-CoA dehydrogenase type-2; the encoded protein is MANIRCVKGMVGLVTGGASGLGRATVERLVQSGASAVILDLPSSDGRALAASLGDRCAFAPADVTSEAEVQSAVSLAREQFGKLDLVVNCAGIAVAVKTYNFKKDLPHSLEDFQRVINVNIAGTFNVIRLAVGEMGKNEPDADGHRGAIINTASVAAFDGQVGQAAYSASKGGIVGMTLPIARDLAPMGIRVVTIAPGLFSTPLLAGLPEKVRSFLARQVPFPSRLGDPAEFAHLVTSLAENPMINGEVIRLDGAIRMQP